The Triticum aestivum cultivar Chinese Spring chromosome 3A, IWGSC CS RefSeq v2.1, whole genome shotgun sequence genome includes a region encoding these proteins:
- the LOC123063557 gene encoding 40S ribosomal protein S10-1: MIISKKNRREICKYLFQEGVLYAKKDYNLAKHPQVDASNLEVIKLMQSFKSKEYVRETFSWQHYYWYLTNDGIEFLRTFLNLPSEIVPNTLKKSAKPPSRPFGSGPPGDRPRGPPRFEGDRPRYGDRDGYRGGPRGAPGDFAGEKGGAPAEYQPAFRGAGGAARPFGRGGGGGTFGSGATME; encoded by the exons ATG ATCATCTCCAAGAAGAACCGCCGCGAGATCTGCAAGTACCTCTTCCAGG AGGGAGTCTTGTACGCCAAGAAGGACTACAACCTGGCCAAGCACCCCCAGGTCGATGCCTCGAACCTCGAGGTCATCAAGCTCATGCAGAGCTTCAAGTCCAAGGAGTACGTCAGGGAGACCTTCTCGTGGCAGCACTACTACTGGTACCTGACCAACGACGGCATTGAGTTCCTCCGCACCTTCCTCAACCTGCCGTCTGAGATCGTGCCCAACACCCTCAAGAAGTCCGCCAAGCCCCCGTCCCGCCCCTTCGGCTCTGGCCCACCGGGTGACCGCCCCAG GGGTCCTCCTCGTTTTGAGGGTGACAGGCCCAGGTATGGTGACAGGGATGGTTACAGAGGAGGCCCACGTGGTGCTCCAGGTGATTTTGCTGGTGAGAAGGGTGGAGCTCCTGCTGAGTACCAGCCAGCTTTCAGG GGTGCTGGTGGTGCTGCCAGGCCCTTTGgccgtggaggcggcggcggcactttCGGTTCTGGAGCTACCATGGAGTGA